One genomic window of Syngnathus acus chromosome 11, fSynAcu1.2, whole genome shotgun sequence includes the following:
- the npvf gene encoding pro-FMRFamide-related neuropeptide VF produces MNMVRKILLCVLLMLGALNAMTVSNAKVSGKSVQCGKNLLNCDQGWHAGKIQTQHQTKGERRRSFDMKNFQIDVAPTTSKMSLPTAVKLHLPDTKNTHLLTNIPQRFGREIVEGETTSSANKPQRFGRSWEAMPTCAECVGESRNPEARQNQRNLLCWRLLRTLARAKLWKTGLHWFGEFESNLEEMGTEIKRLQDVM; encoded by the exons ATGAACATGGTGAGAAAAATCTTACTGTGTGTTCTTTTGATGCTGGGAGCTCTGAACGCCATGACCGTGTCCAACGCAAAGGTCAGCGGCAAATCCGTCCAGTGTGGGAAAAACTTGCTGAACTGCGATCAAGGATGGCATGCTGGAAAGATTCAGACGCAACATCAG ACAAAAGGTGAACGACGGAGAAGTTTTGACATGAAGAACTTCCAAATAGATGTGGCCCCAACCACAAGTAAAATGAGCCTCCCCACTGCTGTTAAGCTCCACCTGCCGGATACAAAGAATACCCACCTGCTCACAAACATCCCCCAGCGCTTTGGTAGAGAAATTGTTGAGGGTGAGACGACGTCATCTGCCAACAAGCCGCAAAGGTTTGGAAGGTCCTGGGAGGCAATGCCGACTTGTGCCGAGTGTGTCGGAGAGAGTCGGAACCCAGAAGCCAGGCAAAATCAAAGAAACCTTCTGTGCTGGAGGCTTCTTCGAACATTAGCCAGAGCCAAGTTGTGGAAAACGGGCTTGCACTG GTTTGGGGAGTTTGAATCCAACTTGGAAGAAATGGGGACGGAAATAAAGAGACTTCAAGATGTCATGTGA